The stretch of DNA AATAAATTTCTTTTTCTCGATTTAAACCAACTCTTTAAGCTGTTGAGCAACCTCAGTTAGTTGTCGAGTACTAATCCTGACTTGACTAATGCCACTAGCAGTCTCTTTCGCACCCAAATCAATTTCCTTCATCGCACTCAGCATCTGTTGAATGGCTACTGCTTGTTGTTTAGCACTCAGAGAAATCTGTTGCGAATTAAGAAACACATTATTCACTGCATCAGCTACGCCTGCAAAAGTAGAAGCAGTTCCTTGAGCTAACTGTAAACCTTGGTTTACTGTTTTTGTTCCTTCATCAGTTACCATTACCGTGCGATTAATCTCAGTTTGAATTTGATTAACTAAACCTTTGATCCTCTCGGCAGAAGTTTTACTACGTTCGGCAAGTTTACGAATTTCGGCAGCTACGACACTAAAACCTTGTCCTTGTTCGCCAGCATGAGCAGCTTCTACCGCAGCATTGAGAGCTAACATATTCGTTTGATTGGCAAGTTCGGCAACTAACTCAGAAATACCGCCAATTTGTCCAGTTTGCTCGCTCAGACTAATGATTTGTTGTGCGATCGCATTAACTTTGTCTTGAAGTAGATTCATGCCTGTCATGGTTTGTTGTACTACTTGAGTTCCTTGTTCAGCCAGATTAAGTGCTTGCCGTGCGCCATTGGCAGAGGATTCTGCTTGTTCGGCTGATTGACGCGAAGATGAACCCAATTCATCCATCGTGGTGGTAGTTTGACTAACTGAACTTGCTTGTTCGTTGACAGTGCGTTCTTGTTGTTCTACCGTTGAGGCTATTTGTGTTGATGATGATGCGATATTATTAGCAGAAAATTTTAATAAAAAACTGATTCTACGACCAATAAATAAAATAGCAATCAGAATAACTATTTCTGTAGTGAATAAAAGTAATTCAAACAGTTTTATTTTTTTGACTTTGCTATTGTACATAGCTTCGGCAGCAAAAACAGCGTCATTAGCAATAGTAAAAAACTCTTGACTTTCATTAAAAATTTCATCTGCGTAAGTAGGATCTTGTCTAAGCTTGGTGATACTGCTTTTAAGATTTAACCACTTTGTTCTAACTTCTTGCATTTTTGTCAAAAAGTCTGAATTTTTAGCAGGCGGTAATCCTAATTCTTTGTCCCCATTAATTAAAGCATCGATAGTTTTGTCTAGCTTATTAATTAATTGATCGTCAGTTTGACCAGCCATTTCTTCTTTGATTAGTTTTTGACTAGCACCTCTGACAATCCCTGATTGATTAACAATTTTGGCATCACTATCAGTAGAAGTTGAAAAGGTACCAACCAAACCACTAACCGCAATGATTGTAATACCTATAATTGAGCCTTGTAATTGTGTAGTAATTTTCATGGATTTACTCTAAATTTAAGTTGAATTATTTCTAATTTTTTTGAAATCAACAAGCAATTTGTTCGTTATAATTCACTATCAAATTTGGTTGTTCAATTAATTTCTTTATATCCAAAATTCCAATCATTTTTTCTTCAGACAAAATAGTGGCTTGAAGATATTGATGTTTGTTTTTTTCTTCTAGTTCTTGTTTGGTTTCTTTATCTTTAAAGCAAGTAACATCGACTACTTCATCAATCACAATTCCAGTTACAAAGTCTTTTAACTTGACTATCGCTACTTTTTTACGACTTGTATCAGAACTATTTCCCAAATTTAAAAATTGACTAATATCAATTAAAGTAATAATTTTTCCTCGTAAATTCATATTGCCAACAATATGATTGGGGCAACAGGGAATAGGAGTGTAATGAAGTAGCTCTGTAAATTCTTCAATCAAATCTAGACTAATGCCAAAATATTCCTGATTTAAGCTAATGACAGCGATAGAACTTAGTTTATTTTTATTAAAATCAATCAAAGAATGACGTAAATTTTTGGCTCTTTCTCGTAAAATACTTTTAATTTCAGGAGTAGCATTAGGCAAACATAAACTATAGAAGTTACTAATATTAAGTTGATTCAAATTAGCTTCACTACCAATATTAATAATCTCTTCTACGGCAGCAATTGAATCGTGAACTTCATCATGATAGCGAACTAAGTTTTCATGATTTAATAAAATAATTTCTTGCTGTTCAACTTGAGCTATTCCTGTTATAAAAGGAAGTTTAATTTGTTTAACTCTGCCATAATCAATCTTATTTGTAATAGCCTGAGATTCAATTTCTTTTACTTCTTGAACCTGATTAACAATAATGCCAATTAATAATTCTTGCCATTTTAAAATAATTACATAATCATCTATCTCACATTCTGTTAAAGGTAATCCCAGCCTTAATGATAAATGCATTACAGGAACAATTTGGGAACGAAGATTGAGTATACCTACAACATCGTGCGGTGTTTCTGCTAAAGCAATCAATTCTGGTAAATAAAAAATTTCTTGAACGATATTGGCATCAATACCATAATGAGAATCATTAAGACTAAAAAGCAGATATGGTTTAGTGTCCATAACTATTTACAAGAAAAATTACAATTTGTCTTTAACAAGCAATCAAATATTAAAATAACTACCAACAATTTCCAGTAATTCTCGTTCATCAAATGGTTTAGTTAAATATTTATTAGAGCCAGCCATTTTCCCTTTGAATTTATTTACAAATCCATCTCTAGCTGTCAGCATGATAATCGGTAGTTCTTGAAATTTAGGAATTTTGCGAATGGTACTACATACTTCTAAACCATCAATATCTGGCATAGAAAGATCGAGAATTACTAAAGAGATAGGATTGTTATAAATAAAATTCAACCCTTCTACTGCATTACTAGCGAGTAACACTTGATAGCGATCGCTTAAAGTCCGATTTAACATGGTGCGGATGATCGGACTATCATCAATACAAACAATAATTGGTTGATTGCTATTTTGGATTTGATTATCATCAATTGGTTTGGTTGCAAATTTAATCCAACCCGCTTGCGCCCATTGATAATATGAATTAGCAATATTAAGTGGATCTTTGTCTAATTTTTTGGCAATATCTACTAAACTAGTTTTCCCATCAACCCATTCTTCTAGATGTTGTTGAACAGTTGGATTGGTAACTGCACTTAATCCTCCTCCAGTAAGAAATGGAATTGCATTCATTGAAGGAATTAAAGGTGCAAAACTAGACCATTTTTGTTGACGATTATTTAACTCTGATTTAAGTACAAACCAATCTAAAGCATGACAATCTTCACCAAAACTAAAATCAAATTTGAGTGAAGGATCGTAAGTAATTTTTCCTGGTAAAGAAGATAATTCTTCGAGTAACCAAATCACTCTTTCTTTAACAAAAGATTCAATCTCTTGCCATTTAAAAATTCGTAATTTAACTAATCCATTAATAGTCTCTTGAACTGAGTTAGAATTATCAATTTGTTTGAGTACAATTTTTAGCGCAGTATCAATTAAATTCGGTTGAAATTTCTTGCCTACAATCAAAGCAAATTCTCGATTATTAGGAACTTTTGAACCCCCGTAAACAATATTACCTTCATGCCAAATTAACACTTGAGATTTTTTAACTTGACTAGATTGGTCTTGAGTCTCTATGTTTATGATTCCAGTGTATTGGTCATTTTTTTTTGACTCCAGTATCAAATTTAATTGTTCAGATTCATATCGATATGATTGCATAGTTATATTCATAAATGCTGATCAATAAACAGCCTGGGTAAAACTTAATCTTATTTTTCCCAAACTTTCAGTAAAACTATCAAAGATAATCAAAATTTTATGAAGCGATTTAGTCTGACAATGCTTATTTTTTTTAACTATAGTAGTCAACAATATCTGATAATTATAGAAAATAACTTATTTATTTCTCGATCTTGAAACTTTTTTACAAGAAAACAATTAAACGAAATCAATTTTCTTCGTTAAACCACAATATTTAAATTGTTCTTAGTTTAAAGTATCAATATTTTCAATAAAAATTATTTTAAAATAACTAATGAATAAGGTTAAAGTCAAATGCTTTAATAATCTTCGTTGTTTTCTAACAAATATTTGTAAGGGTTACTGATAGCTTACCCTCACAAACATATCGGTAAGGTTGATTATCCTAAAAATAAAAAACCACAATGAATAATTTAGGGTTTATTAGGCTGCCAGACTAAACGTAATGCCATAATTGCAAATCCAATCGCAGCAAACGCTTTGAGCAAACGTTCTGGTAAAATTTGTGCAAAGCCTCCACCAGCAATAACACCTAAGAAACTAGCTAAAATCAAAGCAACGGTTGAACCTAAAAATACTGCGCGAGGATACTTAGAACTTCCACCAAGTGCGATCGCAGCAAGCTGACTTTTATCTCCTATTTCTGCTAAAAATACGGTTATAAAACTAAGACCTAAAAGTTGCCAATCCATTATTAATTATTAATTATTAATTATTAATTTAGCTAATTATATCTTGAATTAACCAACCAGTAATTAACAGTAACAAAATTGCTATTCCTAAATCTAAGGTTTTTGGAGATAATTTTTTGGCTAACCAATAACCAATCAAAACGCCTAATAAACTGGTAGCAACCAAAGCCATAGCTGCCCCAAGAAAAACGATCCAAGGAGATTGAGATTCAGCACTCATAAAAAGAGTAACTAATTGAGTTTTATCTCCTATTTCAGCTAAAAAAATCGTAATAAACGTCGAACTAAAAACTGTCCAAAAATTATTTGTTTTATAATGGCTTAAATGTTCTTTAAAATTAACTTCAATAGGATTTAATTCAGTTGTTAATAAATCTATTTTTTCGGGTAAGGGATGATCTTTAGTTTTCTCCATTAACATTTCGAGTTGAAGTTATTCATGAGCAGTTAGCCTATTTTAAGCTTAATTGCCGATAGTTTGGTATTTCATTAAAGCGTTAAAGGTCATAAACTTCCTGATTATAATATTTCATTTCCTCGCTATTTGCTCCATACAGGTCTTCAATGTGTTGATGACAGCAATCAATCGCAAACTCATCAAACTCTTCAGAAGTTACTCCATACATTTGCTCAAAAATATCTGATTTGACACGACAAAAACGAGGACGATCCTCATAAATTTGGCATTTTCTAGTTTCATGGTCAAAATTGATACACCAACCGTCTTTTCCTACCATACTCAGATATCTTTGCAATTCTTCAGAAGAAAGATAGTCTTCTAAATCAGGTCTTTCACTAGGAGCTAGATAACAACAAGCTCCACAATTATTAACACAACGCCAAGTTACCATATTTTATTTATTGAAACAAAACTTTACATACTTTTGTATATATGCTGAGAATTAGCAGATAATTCCCAGGTATTATAGACAATGGCAGACATGATTAAGCCATCTATCAAGCTCGGTTTGGGTAAATTTTAGGAGAAAAGATGAGTTTTATAACTAACCTTTTTAGTGGTATCGATTTCAATGTAATTTTTCAATTAATTTTTGTAGCATTAATTATGCTCTCAGGCCCGATAGTCATCTTTTTGTTGGCTGTACGCGGTGGTGATCTATAAAAGCTCTTTTATATTTTTTATCTTAAATACCCTTCTTAGGTAAGTAGGGTATTTTTTATTTGCCTTTTATTATTTTAGCTTTGTGAGCGGGAAGCAACGCTTATTTGTTAAGAAGGGATCATGACTAGGAATTGTGGCGGTAGGATAGGCTGATATGAAGTTCTGTTGAATGAGTTAGACAAAAGAGAAAGTAGTTCACGATAGCCAGTTATCAATACCAAAACCAACAGCGCGATCGCTATAATTTAATTCTTGAGCTAATTTCAGTACCGCTTGTCTGCCAATTTCAGTTTCAAATACTGAAGAAAAAACAGCATCAATTGAGTAACTATGACAAAACTGACGTAAGTGGCTAGGAAAGCCACATATTGCTGGTTTAATTACAAAAATTCCTCGCCATCCTTGTTGATAACACCATTGCAATTGATCTAACTGAGCGACAGATTCATCTAATGCCAAAGGTGTTTGATATTGATTGCTTAAAGTTAGCATTTCTGAAAAATGTTCAGGAGCTAAAGGCTGTTCAATAAATTCTACTTGCTTGCTGCGATCGCTTATTGCTAACCAATTTTTTGTCTCTTCTAGAGTTAATCCTCCATTAGCATCTAATCTAAATTTTGTGGTGGCGGGTAAAGATTGAAGCAGTTGTTGAAAAATTTCGATTTCTTTTAAAAAAGATTGAACTCCAATTTTCCATTTAAACGTAAGAGGAGACTTTAATGAAGGTGAATCTATTTGACGCCAAATTTTTTCCGATAAGTTTAAAGCTGATTTTCCTGCTGGTAACAGATAACAATAGTTTAACGACTTTTTTCGGTTTAATTGATCAGTAATTGGGGTAATTGCTTGACTCTTAAATACTTCTAAAGCTGATTCAAACCCAAACTGACAAGCAGATAAATGATCGGGAATTGAATTAATCGTTGTTGCTGTAATAATTGAACCTAGCTGCTGACAAAATTCTAATGCTTGCTCAAGAGTTTCTGAACCAAACCACGGTACAGGAGCAATTTCTCCCCAACTAATTTTACCTTTGCTATCTACTAAAGAAATAATAATTCCCTCGCGTACTTGCCACACACCGTGACTTGTTTGCAAGGGTTTTAAAAAAGAACGTCGATAAAGACGAAATTGAAATTTATAGCGATCGCTCATTATCGATGATATTATGTTGCTGTGACTTCATTTTACTCAGTCTCAAAATTTAAGCAACCTCATTACTACTTATTCTTTAATTACTGATTTATTTTTATGAGAATGAAAACGAATTCCCAAAAAAATGTCATACAGAAAAACCCAGAAATTTTTACCTTCAAATAAACCCAAAGATTGATCGCATCCTTTTGCGTCTAATAAAGGTTTAGTGGCACGATAAGCAGCTTGATATTTATACCAAGGAATAGAAGGCCAAAGATGATGAACTAAATGATAGTTTTGTCCTAAAATTAACAAATTTAAAATAGGACTAGGATAAACTCTGGCATTTTTCCAGCGATCGCGTTCTTGAAAAGGTCGGTGCGGTAAATAGTCAAAAAACAGTCCTAAAGCAATTCCTACTACTAAAGCAGGAACAAACCAAAAATTAGTTATATAACCGATAAAACCATATCGAATACTTACAATAACTATAACAGCCAAAAATAATCTACTCAAAAACCATTCTAGTAACTCGTAATTCTTCCACAAACGACGCTTAAAGAAAAATACTTCGTGATAAAAAAAACGAGCAGCAATGAGCCATAAAGGACCACCTGTCGAGACAAAATGATCGGGGTCGTTTTCTGGATCGTT from Stanieria cyanosphaera PCC 7437 encodes:
- a CDS encoding o-succinylbenzoate synthase; its protein translation is MSDRYKFQFRLYRRSFLKPLQTSHGVWQVREGIIISLVDSKGKISWGEIAPVPWFGSETLEQALEFCQQLGSIITATTINSIPDHLSACQFGFESALEVFKSQAITPITDQLNRKKSLNYCYLLPAGKSALNLSEKIWRQIDSPSLKSPLTFKWKIGVQSFLKEIEIFQQLLQSLPATTKFRLDANGGLTLEETKNWLAISDRSKQVEFIEQPLAPEHFSEMLTLSNQYQTPLALDESVAQLDQLQWCYQQGWRGIFVIKPAICGFPSHLRQFCHSYSIDAVFSSVFETEIGRQAVLKLAQELNYSDRAVGFGIDNWLS
- the psb30 gene encoding photosystem II reaction center protein Ycf12/Psb30 gives rise to the protein MSFITNLFSGIDFNVIFQLIFVALIMLSGPIVIFLLAVRGGDL
- a CDS encoding YkgJ family cysteine cluster protein, giving the protein MVTWRCVNNCGACCYLAPSERPDLEDYLSSEELQRYLSMVGKDGWCINFDHETRKCQIYEDRPRFCRVKSDIFEQMYGVTSEEFDEFAIDCCHQHIEDLYGANSEEMKYYNQEVYDL
- the crtR gene encoding beta-carotene hydroxylase codes for the protein MQSAQTLRTVPKEFLKPHGGININVLMFTAALMLIALSVIGYFWWGVPGWCCFSANVLALHLSGTVIHDASHNSAHSNRVLNAILGHGSALMLGFAFPVFTRVHLQHHAHVNDPENDPDHFVSTGGPLWLIAARFFYHEVFFFKRRLWKNYELLEWFLSRLFLAVIVIVSIRYGFIGYITNFWFVPALVVGIALGLFFDYLPHRPFQERDRWKNARVYPSPILNLLILGQNYHLVHHLWPSIPWYKYQAAYRATKPLLDAKGCDQSLGLFEGKNFWVFLYDIFLGIRFHSHKNKSVIKE
- a CDS encoding methyl-accepting chemotaxis protein, with translation MKITTQLQGSIIGITIIAVSGLVGTFSTSTDSDAKIVNQSGIVRGASQKLIKEEMAGQTDDQLINKLDKTIDALINGDKELGLPPAKNSDFLTKMQEVRTKWLNLKSSITKLRQDPTYADEIFNESQEFFTIANDAVFAAEAMYNSKVKKIKLFELLLFTTEIVILIAILFIGRRISFLLKFSANNIASSSTQIASTVEQQERTVNEQASSVSQTTTTMDELGSSSRQSAEQAESSANGARQALNLAEQGTQVVQQTMTGMNLLQDKVNAIAQQIISLSEQTGQIGGISELVAELANQTNMLALNAAVEAAHAGEQGQGFSVVAAEIRKLAERSKTSAERIKGLVNQIQTEINRTVMVTDEGTKTVNQGLQLAQGTASTFAGVADAVNNVFLNSQQISLSAKQQAVAIQQMLSAMKEIDLGAKETASGISQVRISTRQLTEVAQQLKELV
- a CDS encoding chemotaxis protein CheW gives rise to the protein MDTKPYLLFSLNDSHYGIDANIVQEIFYLPELIALAETPHDVVGILNLRSQIVPVMHLSLRLGLPLTECEIDDYVIILKWQELLIGIIVNQVQEVKEIESQAITNKIDYGRVKQIKLPFITGIAQVEQQEIILLNHENLVRYHDEVHDSIAAVEEIINIGSEANLNQLNISNFYSLCLPNATPEIKSILRERAKNLRHSLIDFNKNKLSSIAVISLNQEYFGISLDLIEEFTELLHYTPIPCCPNHIVGNMNLRGKIITLIDISQFLNLGNSSDTSRKKVAIVKLKDFVTGIVIDEVVDVTCFKDKETKQELEEKNKHQYLQATILSEEKMIGILDIKKLIEQPNLIVNYNEQIAC
- a CDS encoding TMEM165/GDT1 family protein, producing MDWQLLGLSFITVFLAEIGDKSQLAAIALGGSSKYPRAVFLGSTVALILASFLGVIAGGGFAQILPERLLKAFAAIGFAIMALRLVWQPNKP
- a CDS encoding TMEM165/GDT1 family protein, with product MLMEKTKDHPLPEKIDLLTTELNPIEVNFKEHLSHYKTNNFWTVFSSTFITIFLAEIGDKTQLVTLFMSAESQSPWIVFLGAAMALVATSLLGVLIGYWLAKKLSPKTLDLGIAILLLLITGWLIQDIIS
- a CDS encoding response regulator, whose amino-acid sequence is MQSYRYESEQLNLILESKKNDQYTGIINIETQDQSSQVKKSQVLIWHEGNIVYGGSKVPNNREFALIVGKKFQPNLIDTALKIVLKQIDNSNSVQETINGLVKLRIFKWQEIESFVKERVIWLLEELSSLPGKITYDPSLKFDFSFGEDCHALDWFVLKSELNNRQQKWSSFAPLIPSMNAIPFLTGGGLSAVTNPTVQQHLEEWVDGKTSLVDIAKKLDKDPLNIANSYYQWAQAGWIKFATKPIDDNQIQNSNQPIIVCIDDSPIIRTMLNRTLSDRYQVLLASNAVEGLNFIYNNPISLVILDLSMPDIDGLEVCSTIRKIPKFQELPIIMLTARDGFVNKFKGKMAGSNKYLTKPFDERELLEIVGSYFNI